In Dehalococcoidales bacterium, one DNA window encodes the following:
- a CDS encoding SDR family NAD(P)-dependent oxidoreductase, whose translation MGDRLKGKVAIVTGAGGGIGRGHALALASEGAKVVVNDLGGAVDGSGSSSSAASKVAEEIKAAGGEAVANHDSVTSVEGGENIIKTAVDAFGKLDILVNNAGILRDRMVFNMSPEEWDSVIKVHLYGHFNTTRPACVLFRQQRSGRIINTSSTSGLGNRGQSNYAAAKEGIVGFTRTVAIEMGRYGVTCNAIRPNAGTRMTMSDDMKQAAERSGRGEIVKYMESMKPEDIAPLIVWLASDDSANVNGRTFFVQTGRIALFSEPVQEKVIEKQGGFTIDELFEKMPKTLAEGLVNASPPEQPKE comes from the coding sequence ATGGGTGACAGACTGAAGGGGAAGGTAGCCATCGTTACCGGTGCCGGTGGCGGTATCGGCCGGGGGCATGCACTGGCACTGGCGTCGGAAGGCGCTAAGGTGGTCGTCAATGACCTTGGCGGCGCCGTGGATGGCTCGGGGTCGTCCTCCTCTGCGGCTAGCAAAGTCGCTGAGGAAATCAAGGCAGCCGGGGGAGAAGCGGTCGCCAACCACGATTCAGTGACATCGGTAGAGGGCGGTGAGAACATCATCAAGACGGCGGTAGACGCCTTCGGCAAACTGGATATCCTGGTCAACAACGCCGGTATTCTGAGAGACCGCATGGTCTTCAACATGTCACCGGAAGAATGGGACTCAGTGATAAAGGTGCACCTCTACGGGCACTTCAACACCACCAGGCCCGCCTGCGTGCTCTTCCGCCAGCAGAGGAGCGGACGCATCATCAACACCTCCTCGACATCCGGACTGGGCAACCGCGGGCAGTCGAATTACGCTGCCGCCAAAGAGGGCATCGTGGGCTTCACCCGGACGGTCGCCATTGAAATGGGCAGGTACGGGGTTACGTGCAACGCCATCCGGCCCAACGCCGGTACCCGAATGACGATGAGCGATGACATGAAACAGGCCGCAGAGAGGTCTGGACGCGGAGAAATCGTCAAGTATATGGAGTCGATGAAACCCGAGGACATTGCACCCCTGATCGTCTGGCTGGCCTCCGATGACTCTGCAAACGTGAATGGGCGCACTTTCTTCGTGCAGACCGGCAGAATCGCTCTCTTCTCCGAGCCGGTACAGGAGAAGGTAATCGAGAAGCAAGGCGGTTTCACCATTGACGAGCTGTTCGAGAAAATGCCGAAGACACTCGCCGAGGGACTGGTGAACGCATCACCCCCGGAACAGCCCAAGGAATAA